Proteins encoded by one window of uncultured Ilyobacter sp.:
- the hemA gene encoding glutamyl-tRNA reductase: MDNFYVVGIDHKKVDMGGRESFIKKNPTEIFDELLKNKKIKGYVNLSTCLRIEYYLHVEEGFTEDEIVGLFPSQEELFVKRGENALHYLFRVICGFESVIKGEDQILAQVKKSHCDAVEVGTTSKVLNVIFNKAIEVGKKFRNESQIAHNALSLEAISLKFIKNSVENLENKRVLILGVGDLSQGILYLLKKSNVKNIVVTNRSHHKALVLKDSYDVDVITFDQKVEMALDSDVIISATSAPHFVLKSEELMERLSDGRKRFFLDLAVPRDIDEKLGELPNIDLYNLDHIWETYEKNVTKRENRLKEYSHLITEQIENVKKWFEYRERIA; encoded by the coding sequence ATGGATAACTTTTATGTAGTAGGAATAGATCATAAAAAAGTAGATATGGGCGGAAGAGAGAGTTTTATAAAGAAAAACCCAACTGAAATTTTTGATGAACTCCTTAAAAACAAAAAAATAAAGGGCTATGTAAACCTTTCCACATGTCTTAGGATCGAGTACTATCTCCATGTAGAGGAAGGGTTCACAGAGGATGAGATCGTGGGCCTTTTTCCCAGTCAGGAGGAACTCTTTGTAAAGCGGGGGGAGAATGCACTCCACTATCTATTCAGGGTTATCTGCGGATTTGAGTCTGTGATAAAAGGGGAGGATCAGATACTGGCCCAGGTAAAAAAATCCCACTGTGATGCTGTAGAGGTAGGGACCACGTCAAAGGTGCTAAATGTGATATTTAATAAGGCTATAGAGGTGGGTAAAAAATTCAGAAATGAAAGTCAGATAGCGCATAATGCTCTTTCATTAGAGGCTATATCTTTGAAATTTATAAAGAACAGTGTGGAGAACCTTGAAAATAAGAGGGTGCTCATACTAGGTGTGGGGGACCTTTCACAGGGAATACTCTACCTTCTGAAGAAAAGTAATGTGAAAAATATAGTAGTGACTAACAGAAGCCACCATAAAGCCCTTGTTCTGAAAGACAGCTATGATGTGGACGTAATAACTTTTGACCAAAAGGTGGAGATGGCTCTAGATAGCGATGTAATAATAAGTGCAACATCGGCTCCGCATTTTGTACTTAAGAGTGAAGAACTCATGGAAAGGCTAAGTGACGGCAGAAAAAGATTCTTTTTAGATCTAGCAGTACCTAGAGATATTGATGAAAAACTTGGGGAGCTTCCTAATATAGACCTCTATAATCTAGATCATATATGGGAAACTTATGAAAAAAATGTTACTAAGAGAGAAAACAGACTAAAAGAATATTCCCACCTTATCACAGAGCAGATAGAAAATGTGAAAAAGTGGTTTGAATATAGGGAAAGGATAGCTTAA
- the cobJ gene encoding precorrin-3B C(17)-methyltransferase: MGKIYVIGIGPGNKENMTFRAYKAMEDSDIIVGHKTYINLVEDLFVGKETFRSAMKKEIERCQETLKFAKDGKTVALISSGDAGVYGMAGIMLEVAADSGIEVEVVPGVTSANASASVVGAPVMHDHATISLSDLLTDWDLITKRIKLASEGDFIISYYNPKSFGRQTQIVEAWEIMMKYKKKNTPVAIVRNTGREGQEYELTTLEKMLEHEINMFTTVIVGNSKTFVKGGKMITPRGYKV, from the coding sequence ATGGGTAAAATATACGTAATCGGTATAGGTCCTGGAAACAAAGAAAATATGACTTTCAGAGCTTACAAGGCCATGGAAGACTCGGATATAATCGTGGGGCATAAGACATATATAAATCTTGTGGAAGATCTGTTCGTAGGTAAAGAGACATTTAGGTCTGCAATGAAAAAAGAGATAGAAAGATGTCAGGAAACTCTGAAGTTTGCAAAAGACGGTAAAACGGTAGCCCTTATAAGCTCTGGAGATGCAGGAGTATACGGTATGGCAGGGATAATGCTAGAAGTAGCTGCAGACAGTGGTATAGAGGTGGAGGTAGTACCTGGGGTGACATCTGCAAATGCCTCTGCGTCAGTAGTGGGAGCACCTGTAATGCATGACCACGCCACTATAAGCCTGAGTGATCTGCTCACTGACTGGGACCTTATTACAAAGAGGATCAAGCTCGCCTCAGAAGGTGATTTTATAATCTCTTATTATAATCCCAAAAGCTTCGGGAGACAGACTCAGATAGTCGAAGCATGGGAAATCATGATGAAATACAAGAAAAAGAATACACCGGTGGCTATAGTCAGAAACACTGGAAGAGAGGGTCAGGAGTATGAACTTACTACCCTTGAAAAGATGTTGGAGCACGAAATAAATATGTTTACAACAGTAATAGTAGGAAACTCAAAGACCTTCGTAAAGGGCGGAAAGATGATTACTCCTAGGGGATATAAGGTATAG
- a CDS encoding cobyric acid synthase yields MKKHKNIMIQGTASSVGKSLITTALCRILYKDGYSVCPFKSQNMALNSFITEDGKEMGRAQVVQAEACGIKPEAFMNPILLKPTTDRKSQVILNGKALRNMTAREYHEFKPSLKDELIKIYGTIEKNYDASVIEGAGSTAEINLKEGDIVNMGMAEIADSPVILVSDIDRGGVFASILGTLMLLEEHERERVKGVIINKFRGDVGILKPGIRQLEEMIKKPILGVLPYSDLNIEDEDSVTERFKKYNGDKDIRVSVIRINHMSNFTDLDALSIYEDVSVKYVTKAEELGNEDIIVIPGSKSTIDDLKEIKDKGIAEKIVRLAKKGTIIFGICGGYQMLGQKISDPNGVESSLPEIPGIGLLDMETVMETEKRTVQYEGEVVVDGGFLEGTKGMTVKGYEIHQGITNGNEGNVFLQGNGCVNGAFKDNIIGTYIHGIFDNGDFTRKFLNNVRKNKGLDEIKDAIDFQEFKEREFDKLADIVRENLDMEKVYRILEGENVECDC; encoded by the coding sequence ATGAAGAAGCATAAAAATATAATGATACAAGGGACTGCATCCTCTGTGGGGAAAAGTCTTATCACAACAGCGTTATGCAGAATTCTCTATAAGGACGGATATTCGGTATGTCCTTTTAAATCACAAAATATGGCTCTAAACTCTTTTATCACTGAAGATGGTAAAGAGATGGGGAGAGCTCAGGTAGTCCAGGCAGAGGCCTGTGGTATAAAACCAGAAGCCTTTATGAACCCAATATTATTAAAACCAACAACAGATAGAAAATCACAGGTGATCTTAAACGGTAAGGCTTTAAGGAATATGACTGCTAGGGAATATCATGAGTTTAAACCAAGTCTAAAAGATGAACTGATAAAAATATATGGAACAATCGAAAAAAATTACGATGCATCAGTAATAGAAGGTGCAGGAAGTACCGCAGAAATAAACCTCAAAGAGGGAGACATCGTAAATATGGGAATGGCTGAAATCGCTGATTCTCCTGTAATACTGGTGTCAGATATAGATCGTGGGGGAGTATTTGCCTCTATACTGGGAACACTTATGCTCCTAGAGGAACATGAGAGAGAAAGAGTAAAGGGTGTAATCATAAATAAATTCAGGGGAGATGTAGGGATATTGAAACCTGGTATTCGACAGCTGGAGGAGATGATAAAAAAACCTATTCTCGGGGTACTCCCTTATTCAGATCTGAATATAGAGGATGAAGATTCTGTAACAGAAAGATTTAAAAAATATAACGGTGACAAAGATATAAGAGTCTCTGTAATAAGGATAAACCATATGTCTAACTTTACTGACCTGGACGCACTGAGCATCTATGAAGATGTATCGGTGAAATATGTCACAAAGGCTGAGGAACTTGGGAACGAAGATATTATTGTAATTCCTGGGTCAAAAAGCACCATTGACGACTTGAAAGAGATAAAGGACAAGGGAATAGCCGAAAAGATAGTGAGACTGGCCAAAAAAGGAACTATAATATTTGGAATCTGTGGCGGATACCAGATGCTTGGACAGAAGATATCAGATCCCAATGGAGTAGAAAGCTCTCTTCCGGAAATACCTGGAATCGGACTCCTGGACATGGAGACAGTCATGGAAACAGAAAAGAGAACAGTGCAGTATGAAGGAGAAGTAGTGGTAGACGGAGGATTCCTAGAGGGGACAAAAGGAATGACAGTAAAAGGGTACGAGATACATCAGGGGATCACCAATGGAAATGAAGGGAATGTATTTCTACAGGGGAATGGGTGTGTAAACGGAGCCTTTAAAGACAATATAATAGGAACATATATCCACGGAATATTTGATAACGGAGATTTCACAAGAAAGTTTTTGAATAATGTGAGAAAAAACAAGGGACTTGATGAGATAAAAGACGCCATAGACTTTCAGGAATTTAAAGAAAGAGAGTTTGACAAGCTGGCTGACATTGTAAGAGAAAATCTGGATATGGAAAAAGTATACAGGATATTAGAGGGTGAGAATGTTGAATGTGATTGCTAA
- the cbiG gene encoding cobalt-precorrin 5A hydrolase, with the protein MKWAVISVTQKGVKKALEVSEKINCDVYTLPKYSVCGTIPMESGFKKGVEDIFYRYKTILFIMASGIVVRSIAPYIKTKDVDPGVLVMDEEGNFVTSLLSGHLGGANAACEKIAEAVGAVPVISTASDVSGSTAVDTIAIAIKGKMDSLEKAKHVTSLIVGGERVSLKLPENVVLGEDNTAGVIVLSNRKELKISQIIPQNIVVGIGCRRGTSKESIIEAVENAMDEANLHMDSIRIFATVDLKGDEVGLLEAVRHYGKELTVISREEILPIEDNFEGSDFVKKSIGVKSVSAPCALLASKSKGKFITEKMRHDGITVSIYEEEIRRDG; encoded by the coding sequence ATGAAATGGGCTGTAATAAGTGTAACTCAAAAAGGTGTAAAAAAAGCCTTGGAAGTGTCTGAAAAAATAAACTGTGATGTATACACTCTACCAAAATACTCTGTTTGTGGGACTATCCCCATGGAGAGCGGGTTCAAAAAGGGTGTAGAGGACATTTTTTACAGGTACAAGACCATTCTTTTCATAATGGCCAGCGGTATAGTGGTGAGAAGTATAGCACCTTATATAAAAACCAAAGATGTAGATCCTGGAGTGCTTGTCATGGATGAAGAAGGGAATTTTGTAACTTCTCTTCTTTCGGGGCATCTGGGAGGAGCAAATGCAGCCTGTGAAAAAATAGCAGAGGCTGTAGGGGCTGTACCTGTGATATCCACAGCCTCTGATGTATCGGGGAGTACTGCAGTAGACACTATTGCCATTGCCATAAAGGGCAAGATGGACAGCCTTGAAAAAGCTAAACATGTCACATCGCTTATCGTAGGCGGAGAGAGAGTCAGTCTCAAACTTCCTGAGAACGTCGTTCTCGGAGAAGATAACACTGCCGGTGTAATAGTCCTTTCTAACAGGAAAGAGCTAAAAATAAGCCAGATAATACCACAAAATATAGTGGTGGGAATCGGATGCAGACGTGGGACATCTAAAGAAAGCATCATAGAAGCGGTGGAAAATGCCATGGATGAAGCCAACCTTCATATGGACAGTATAAGAATATTTGCAACTGTAGATTTGAAGGGGGATGAGGTCGGACTTCTAGAAGCAGTGAGGCACTACGGAAAAGAACTAACTGTGATCTCAAGAGAAGAGATACTTCCCATTGAGGATAATTTTGAAGGATCGGATTTTGTAAAAAAGAGTATAGGGGTCAAGTCAGTATCTGCTCCTTGCGCTCTCCTGGCTTCAAAATCTAAAGGGAAGTTTATAACCGAAAAGATGAGACATGATGGGATAACAGTATCAATATATGAAGAGGAGATAAGAAGAGATGGGTAA
- the cbiB gene encoding adenosylcobinamide-phosphate synthase CbiB, whose translation MLNVIAKIGIAYLIDLIAGDPYWMPHPVQFIGKLIEKFEKFLYRFKNKRFSGAILTIAVLSTTFIISYTLGMFQILEIYFLYTIFATRCLAKEGMKVYNILKAKDMDRAKKELSYLVSRDTGSMDERNIIRSVMETISENTVDGIIAPMFYMMVGAILLPGNPGGALAFGMTYKGVNTLDSMVGYKNEKYTDFGWFSARLDDWVNLIPARITGMIFYPLSAMFLGFDYKSSLRIYFRDRLKHASPNAGHPESAVAGAIGIQFGGVTSYFGQSHEKPTIGDKIKDFDIEDIRKNIKMMYGASIIGMIFFMGIIWGVHRFFIV comes from the coding sequence ATGTTGAATGTGATTGCTAAGATAGGGATCGCTTATCTGATAGATCTAATAGCTGGAGATCCCTACTGGATGCCTCATCCAGTGCAGTTTATCGGAAAACTTATTGAAAAATTTGAAAAATTTTTATACAGATTTAAGAATAAAAGATTTTCAGGGGCGATACTTACAATTGCGGTACTTTCCACTACCTTTATAATAAGCTATACCCTTGGGATGTTTCAGATTTTAGAAATATATTTTCTATATACAATCTTTGCTACGAGATGCCTGGCAAAAGAGGGGATGAAGGTATATAATATACTGAAAGCCAAGGATATGGACAGGGCGAAAAAAGAGCTGTCATACCTTGTAAGCCGGGATACTGGCAGCATGGACGAAAGAAATATAATAAGAAGTGTCATGGAGACCATATCGGAAAACACAGTGGATGGCATAATAGCACCTATGTTTTACATGATGGTGGGAGCGATACTTTTACCTGGAAATCCAGGGGGAGCTCTGGCTTTTGGGATGACTTATAAAGGTGTAAATACTCTCGACTCTATGGTAGGGTACAAAAATGAAAAGTATACTGACTTCGGATGGTTTTCAGCAAGGCTTGATGACTGGGTAAATTTAATTCCTGCCAGAATAACAGGTATGATATTTTACCCTCTGTCGGCTATGTTTTTAGGGTTTGATTATAAATCTTCCTTAAGAATTTACTTTAGGGACAGGCTGAAACATGCCAGTCCAAATGCAGGTCATCCTGAGTCTGCCGTGGCAGGTGCCATAGGGATACAATTTGGAGGAGTCACAAGTTATTTTGGACAGAGTCACGAAAAACCAACAATCGGAGACAAGATTAAAGACTTTGATATAGAAGATATAAGAAAAAATATAAAAATGATGTACGGAGCTTCTATTATAGGGATGATCTTCTTTATGGGGATAATCTGGGGAGTTCATAGATTTTTCATAGTATAG
- the cobD gene encoding threonine-phosphate decarboxylase CobD, producing MELHGGNIYKLAREKGIEKILDYSANINPFGLPESLKKSVLESFHIFEKYPDPEYVELREVLAKHNGMDSSNIIVGNGATEIIFLYMKMLNPKKALVVNPTFVEYERALMQTSCQVDHFQLKEEEDFVLDKKRLREELGKGYDLLVICNPNNPTGRFMTKAEMEEIAIITREAGTRLMVDEAFIEFVEGNYSESIAHLKDPNIFVVRALTKFFAIPGIRLGFAICHDSAIINRIQGEREPWTVNALAELTAKVVLEDREYIEKSENWIKKEKKWMYEELAKGSNIKTYKTETNFILVRLTGKSDSKFLREKLIEDGILIRDCSNFPYLDQNYIRLAIKDHKNNQYVVERVVARTNENG from the coding sequence ATGGAACTGCACGGAGGAAACATCTATAAACTTGCAAGGGAAAAGGGAATCGAAAAGATACTGGACTACAGTGCCAACATAAATCCCTTCGGACTTCCTGAAAGTCTAAAAAAATCAGTTTTGGAAAGTTTTCATATTTTTGAAAAATACCCTGACCCAGAGTATGTGGAACTGAGGGAGGTCTTGGCAAAACACAACGGCATGGATTCTAGTAATATAATAGTGGGAAACGGGGCCACGGAGATTATATTTTTGTACATGAAAATGCTTAATCCTAAAAAAGCCCTGGTTGTCAACCCTACATTTGTGGAGTATGAAAGGGCTCTAATGCAGACCTCCTGTCAGGTAGACCACTTTCAACTGAAAGAGGAGGAGGACTTTGTCCTGGATAAAAAAAGGCTCCGAGAAGAGCTTGGAAAAGGCTATGACCTGCTAGTAATATGCAACCCAAATAATCCCACGGGTCGTTTTATGACCAAAGCTGAGATGGAAGAGATAGCCATAATAACAAGGGAAGCTGGAACAAGACTCATGGTGGATGAGGCCTTTATAGAATTTGTAGAGGGAAATTACAGCGAGAGTATAGCCCATCTGAAGGACCCTAATATTTTTGTGGTAAGGGCTCTTACAAAATTCTTTGCCATACCTGGAATAAGGCTGGGTTTTGCAATATGTCACGATAGTGCTATAATAAATAGAATCCAGGGAGAAAGAGAGCCCTGGACCGTAAATGCCTTGGCAGAACTCACCGCCAAGGTTGTCTTAGAGGACAGGGAGTATATAGAAAAATCTGAAAACTGGATAAAAAAAGAAAAAAAATGGATGTATGAAGAGCTTGCCAAGGGAAGTAACATAAAAACTTATAAAACCGAAACAAACTTTATACTGGTAAGACTCACAGGGAAATCTGACTCGAAATTTTTAAGAGAAAAGTTAATAGAGGATGGAATATTGATAAGAGACTGTTCAAATTTTCCATATCTTGACCAAAATTATATACGACTCGCAATCAAGGATCATAAAAACAACCAGTATGTTGTGGAAAGGGTAGTGGCTAGGACAAATGAGAATGGATAA
- the cbiE gene encoding precorrin-6y C5,15-methyltransferase (decarboxylating) subunit CbiE: protein MKIDVLGLGPGNRDFILPEVEKRIKAADLVVGGKRNIESIPDLVEGKELAYIDRHLKELVFSMKNNMDEKKIAVILSGDTGFYSMLGYLRKNFDLSELDVVPGISSMQYFFAKIGEQWHDAVIKSVHGREFDYIEALKSSGKVGLLTDDINTPQEIARKVWEAGIEATVYVGENLSYPDECITTGKAQVIKEIQKKFDLNVVILKGDEL from the coding sequence ATGAAGATAGATGTTTTGGGACTGGGACCAGGAAACAGAGATTTTATACTTCCAGAGGTAGAGAAAAGAATAAAGGCTGCAGACCTTGTGGTAGGTGGGAAAAGGAATATAGAAAGCATTCCCGACCTGGTAGAGGGAAAAGAGCTGGCCTATATAGACAGGCACCTAAAAGAACTGGTTTTCTCGATGAAAAATAATATGGATGAAAAAAAAATAGCAGTGATTCTTTCTGGAGATACTGGATTCTACAGCATGCTGGGATATCTCAGAAAGAATTTTGATCTGTCAGAACTAGATGTAGTTCCGGGGATATCTTCGATGCAGTATTTTTTCGCTAAAATCGGGGAGCAGTGGCACGATGCAGTGATAAAAAGTGTCCACGGAAGAGAATTTGACTATATAGAGGCTCTAAAATCTTCCGGAAAGGTAGGGTTACTCACTGATGATATCAATACCCCTCAGGAGATCGCAAGGAAAGTCTGGGAAGCCGGTATAGAGGCAACTGTCTATGTTGGAGAAAACCTTTCCTATCCTGATGAGTGCATAACAACAGGAAAGGCTCAAGTGATAAAAGAGATCCAGAAAAAATTTGATCTCAATGTCGTAATATTAAAAGGTGATGAATTATGA
- the cobI gene encoding precorrin-2 C(20)-methyltransferase, translating into MSKLYGIGVGVGDPELITLKAIRKIKELDVVILPEAKNIGESTAYTIAKEYMKENVEKVAISFKMQDSWEERREDHKRNAVIVNELLEAGKNVGFLTIGDPMTYSTFVYIMELLKEGVSVETVPGITSFASITARVNVPLVMGDESMKVVGLAKETDIIKEIESSDNIIFMKVVRNLERLKDALRGTGNMNNVILISNCGKEDEQIIYDLENIEKDDISYFSTMILKKGGIEKWKRFIS; encoded by the coding sequence ATGTCAAAACTTTATGGAATCGGTGTAGGGGTAGGAGATCCTGAACTGATAACGCTAAAAGCTATCAGAAAAATAAAGGAACTGGATGTGGTAATCCTTCCCGAGGCGAAAAATATAGGGGAAAGTACAGCATACACCATCGCAAAAGAATATATGAAAGAAAATGTGGAAAAAGTGGCAATCTCTTTTAAGATGCAGGACAGCTGGGAAGAGAGAAGGGAAGATCACAAAAGAAATGCAGTGATAGTAAACGAACTTCTTGAGGCAGGAAAAAATGTAGGGTTTTTGACGATTGGAGATCCGATGACTTACAGTACCTTCGTGTATATCATGGAACTTCTGAAAGAGGGGGTAAGTGTAGAAACTGTGCCTGGGATAACTTCTTTTGCCTCTATAACAGCCAGAGTAAATGTGCCTCTCGTAATGGGAGATGAGTCTATGAAGGTAGTAGGTCTTGCTAAAGAGACAGATATAATAAAAGAGATAGAGAGCTCAGATAATATTATTTTTATGAAGGTTGTAAGAAATCTAGAGAGACTAAAAGACGCCCTTAGAGGAACAGGAAACATGAACAATGTAATCTTAATTTCAAACTGCGGTAAAGAAGACGAGCAGATAATATACGACTTAGAAAATATAGAAAAAGACGACATATCTTATTTCTCTACAATGATATTAAAAAAAGGTGGGATTGAAAAATGGAAAAGGTTTATTTCATAG
- the cbiT gene encoding precorrin-6Y C5,15-methyltransferase (decarboxylating) subunit CbiT, whose product MRHIRDKEFIRGSVPMTKEEVRAVSVAKLQLEPHHILIDVGAGTGSVGIEAAGYLSHGKVYGIEVNPDGIDIIKKNVEKFRLENYSLIDGLAPENIPEVKYHRMFVGGSKGNLDTIVDHFMKHSAEDGVIVINAIVLETLTKAMDTLKANDFENIEVVSMTVARNRKVGTMNMMMGENPIYIITAKRGE is encoded by the coding sequence ATGAGGCATATAAGAGACAAGGAATTCATAAGAGGCAGTGTGCCCATGACGAAAGAGGAAGTGAGGGCAGTATCAGTAGCCAAACTTCAGCTAGAACCTCATCACATCCTGATAGATGTGGGAGCCGGAACAGGTTCCGTAGGTATAGAGGCGGCGGGTTATCTATCTCATGGGAAGGTCTACGGTATAGAGGTCAATCCTGACGGAATAGATATAATCAAAAAGAATGTAGAAAAATTTCGACTGGAAAATTATTCACTAATAGATGGGTTAGCTCCTGAGAATATCCCAGAGGTTAAATACCACAGGATGTTTGTGGGGGGGAGCAAGGGGAATCTTGACACCATTGTGGATCATTTTATGAAACATTCTGCAGAGGACGGGGTAATAGTGATAAATGCCATAGTTTTGGAAACCCTTACAAAGGCCATGGACACGTTAAAAGCAAATGACTTTGAGAATATAGAGGTGGTGTCTATGACTGTGGCGAGAAACAGGAAAGTAGGAACAATGAACATGATGATGGGTGAAAACCCGATATATATAATAACTGCTAAAAGAGGAGAGTAA
- the cobM gene encoding precorrin-4 C(11)-methyltransferase produces the protein MEKVYFIGAGPGDPELITVKGQRLVSEADVIIYAGSLVPRQVIECHKEGAEIYNSASMNLDEVMEVTIKAVRNGKMVARVHTGDPAIYGAHREQMDILAAHNIDFEVIPGVSSFLASAAAIKKEFTLPDVAQTVICTRMEGRTPVPELEKLELLASHKTSMAIFLSVQMIDKVVNQLLTHYEKDTPIAVVQRATWEDQKIVEGTLENIAEKVAEANITKTAQILVGRFMGDEYSKSKLYDKHFTHEYRVGIDKK, from the coding sequence ATGGAAAAGGTTTATTTCATAGGGGCTGGTCCTGGGGACCCGGAATTAATAACGGTAAAAGGACAAAGACTTGTATCTGAGGCAGACGTGATAATCTATGCAGGTTCTCTTGTGCCAAGACAGGTAATAGAATGTCATAAAGAGGGAGCCGAGATATACAACAGTGCCAGCATGAACCTAGATGAGGTAATGGAGGTAACCATAAAAGCTGTAAGAAACGGAAAAATGGTAGCCAGAGTACATACTGGTGATCCGGCTATCTACGGAGCACACAGAGAACAGATGGATATTTTGGCGGCTCACAATATAGATTTTGAAGTAATACCGGGTGTAAGCTCGTTCCTAGCATCTGCAGCAGCTATAAAAAAAGAATTTACTCTTCCAGATGTGGCTCAGACTGTGATCTGTACAAGAATGGAAGGAAGAACTCCTGTTCCTGAGCTAGAGAAACTCGAACTACTGGCATCTCACAAAACATCAATGGCGATATTTCTATCGGTACAGATGATAGATAAAGTTGTAAATCAGCTGCTCACACATTATGAAAAGGATACGCCGATAGCTGTTGTTCAAAGAGCCACATGGGAAGACCAGAAGATTGTAGAGGGGACACTTGAAAATATAGCTGAAAAAGTAGCCGAGGCCAATATAACTAAAACCGCTCAGATCCTTGTGGGAAGATTTATGGGAGACGAGTACTCCAAGTCAAAACTTTATGACAAGCATTTTACTCATGAGTACAGAGTGGGAATAGATAAAAAATAA
- the cobK gene encoding precorrin-6A reductase, which yields MIWIIGGTKDSRDIVDRLGGSEIIVSTATEYGKKLLKGLNVVSEPMEQVEMQEFIRSNRVNLVLDASHPYAVNVSHNAIEASKAEGVDYLRFEREMLTYDGGVKFTSMEELAEYIKELEGKILVTLGSNNLSYFKDMDNLENIYFRMLPVKESLDKAEKAGILPKQIIAIQGPFSKEFNIAIYKNYEIKYVITKESGATGGELEKIKAAAECGVKPVILSRPEIDYPWKTGDIDQIIKKVMEYEEA from the coding sequence ATGATCTGGATTATAGGGGGGACCAAAGATTCTAGGGATATAGTGGATAGACTTGGCGGTAGTGAGATAATAGTATCTACAGCCACAGAATACGGGAAAAAACTGTTAAAAGGACTAAATGTGGTATCTGAACCTATGGAACAGGTTGAGATGCAGGAGTTTATAAGGTCAAACAGGGTGAATCTGGTGCTTGACGCCAGCCACCCTTATGCTGTGAATGTATCTCACAATGCTATAGAGGCTTCTAAGGCTGAAGGTGTCGATTACCTGAGATTTGAAAGAGAGATGCTTACTTATGACGGAGGAGTAAAATTCACTTCTATGGAAGAGTTGGCAGAATACATAAAAGAACTAGAGGGAAAGATTTTAGTTACTCTTGGAAGCAACAATCTGAGCTACTTTAAAGATATGGATAATTTGGAAAATATCTATTTCAGAATGCTTCCTGTAAAAGAGTCCCTCGATAAGGCAGAAAAGGCGGGGATACTCCCAAAGCAGATAATAGCCATACAGGGGCCTTTTTCAAAGGAGTTTAACATAGCTATTTATAAAAATTATGAGATAAAATACGTGATTACAAAGGAAAGCGGAGCTACAGGAGGAGAATTGGAAAAGATAAAGGCGGCCGCAGAGTGCGGAGTAAAACCTGTCATATTATCAAGACCTGAGATAGATTATCCTTGGAAAACTGGTGATATAGACCAAATAATAAAAAAGGTGATGGAATATGAAGAAGCATAA